A genomic stretch from Candidatus Neomarinimicrobiota bacterium includes:
- the rpmA gene encoding 50S ribosomal protein L27 yields MAHKKGLGSTKNGRDSNPKYLGVKRYGGEYVTAGTIIVRQRGTKFWPGENAGRGGDDTIFATADGFVTFTNSAGRKKISILPN; encoded by the coding sequence ATGGCACATAAAAAAGGATTAGGAAGTACTAAGAACGGTCGGGACAGCAACCCCAAGTATCTGGGTGTCAAGCGTTACGGTGGTGAATATGTCACAGCCGGCACGATCATTGTACGTCAGCGCGGCACAAAATTCTGGCCCGGTGAAAATGCAGGACGCGGCGGGGATGATACGATTTTCGCCACAGCAGACGGTTTTGTTACTTTTACAAACTCTGCAGGGCGCAAGAAAATCAGTATCCTGCCGAACTGA